The DNA segment ATCCTATGCTTCGAATGCGTGAATAAATGTAAAACTAACGCTATCCGTGTAGCCTATGATACAAATAATATAATGTTCACAGTTGAATCGACAGGCGCCCTCCCCCCTGAAAGAATATTCTTAGAAGCTTTAAAAATCTTCGATGATAAGTTAACCGAGCTTCGAAATATAATTGCAGGAAAATCCGAGGTTGATAAATAATGGTTAAACCAACAGGACCTACTGATAAAAACATTCAAGATCTAATAATAAAATTAAAAAAGAAGAAGGCGAAAGTTTGGCTTGCAGTAGCTGAGCAACTTTCTAAACCAAGAAGACTCCGTCCTGAAGTTAACTTAGATAAAATTAACAGAGTTGCTCACGATAATGATATTATCGCCGTAGCTGGGAAAATTCTTGGAAGAGGAGAGTTAACTAAAAAAGTTACTTTAACAGCGGTTAACATATCTCAATCAGCTTTAACAAAACTCTCAAAGTCAGGTTCAACATACATAAGTTTACCTGATTACATAGAGAGAAACCCGGACGGTAAAGGAGTATTATTAATTAAATAGGGTGGTCATATGAGTGAATACAAGATTATTGATGCAACCAACGCTATTCTCGGAAGACTTTCCAGTATAGTTGCTAAACGCCTCTTAGAAGGGGATAAAATAATGATCATAAACGCTGAGAAAGCGGTCATCTCAGGTAAAAAACATCAAGTAATAGCTCAATATAAAGCTAAAACGAATATTAGAACAGCTACAGCTCCGTGGAAAGGGCCTTTCCACTATAAACGACCTGATCGAATTTTAAAGAGAACCGTCAGAGGTATGCTACCGTTTAAAACAACAAGAGGTAGAGAAGCTTACAGGAGACTGAAAGTATATATAGGTGTCCCGGAGGGGGTTAAATTAGAGACAATTGAAACAATTAAAGATGTTAGCGCTGGTAAACTTAAAAATAAATATATCACTATAAAAGAACTTTCAAAAGAGTTAGGCTGGATTTACGAGGGCGATTAAAATGATTAAAGTGCTTTTAACAAGTGGTAAAAGAAAAA comes from the Candidatus Odinarchaeum yellowstonii genome and includes:
- a CDS encoding 50S ribosomal protein L18e, producing the protein MVKPTGPTDKNIQDLIIKLKKKKAKVWLAVAEQLSKPRRLRPEVNLDKINRVAHDNDIIAVAGKILGRGELTKKVTLTAVNISQSALTKLSKSGSTYISLPDYIERNPDGKGVLLIK
- a CDS encoding 50S ribosomal protein L13, which codes for MSEYKIIDATNAILGRLSSIVAKRLLEGDKIMIINAEKAVISGKKHQVIAQYKAKTNIRTATAPWKGPFHYKRPDRILKRTVRGMLPFKTTRGREAYRRLKVYIGVPEGVKLETIETIKDVSAGKLKNKYITIKELSKELGWIYEGD